The Papaver somniferum cultivar HN1 chromosome 3, ASM357369v1, whole genome shotgun sequence genome includes a region encoding these proteins:
- the LOC113359378 gene encoding uncharacterized protein LOC113359378, with amino-acid sequence MDQTGSHNGYKPYPSVVLQAVATYDRWIWHSYFGLGGKNNDLNVLHASVLFDRQLLGVAPPCHYQINGNNYDQGYYLGDGAYPMYGCIVQGYKPASNIREGLFNQYQEAKMKDIERAFGGLKGKFGIMLKPCRYYKKSDMKTIMRGCLIMHNMCVEVEYHNADWGRITGDEPQPPIQGNVRLPPHILYNPVIWAQLRLELTTHIWNRHGKGLRDGDIPNMHIGDALPEVHEGTTDVDTGEDQYDPQGDGASYEN; translated from the coding sequence ATGGATCAAACAGGTTCCCACAACGGCTATAAGCCATATCCCTCGGTTGTTTTGCAGGCGGTAGCTACATATGATAGATGGATCTGGCATTCCTATTTTGGGTTGGGTGGGAAGAACAATGATCTTAATGTCTTGCATGCTTCGGTTTTGTTCGATAGACAACTTCTTGGTGTAGCACCTCCTTGTCATTATCAAATCAATGGAAACAATTACGACCAGGGGTACTACCTAGGAGATGGTGCATATCCCATGTATGGTTGCATCGTGCAAGGATACAAACCCGCCTCAAACATTAGAGAAGGTCTTTTCAATCAATATCAAGAAGCTAAAATGAAGGACATAGAACGTGCATTTGGTGGTTTAAAAGGTAAGTTTGGCATTATGTTGAAACCTTGTCGTTATTATAAAAAATCTGACATGAAGACAATTATGAGGGGGTGCTTGATAATGCATAACATGTGTGTTGAGGTGGAATATCACAATGCGGATTGGGGGAGGATCACGGGAGATGAACCTCAACCGCCAATTCAAGGAAACGTAAGGCTACCTCCTCATATATTGTACAACCCTGTGATTTGGGCACAACTTCGCTTGGAACTCACTACACACATATGGAACCGACACGGAAAAGGTCTGAGAGATGGTGATATTCCAAACATGCACATTGGTGATGCCTTGCCGGAAGTTCATGAGGGTACAACCGACGTGGACACCGGTGAAGATCAATATGACCCTCAAGGAGATGGTGCATCTTATGAGAATTGA